A window of the Lolium perenne isolate Kyuss_39 chromosome 7, Kyuss_2.0, whole genome shotgun sequence genome harbors these coding sequences:
- the LOC127311334 gene encoding superoxide dismutase [Fe] 2, chloroplastic isoform X2 has product MLLQMRGLPAAPSRPHAHPHVSAAPPPALRGLRRRLLSRRLSKVVSYYGLTTPPYKTDALEPYMSKRVVELHWGKHQQDYVDGLNKQLATSPFYGHTLEDMVKEAYNNGNPLPEYNNAAQVWNHHFFWESMQPGGGGSPEAGVLQQIEKDFGSFANFREEFMLSALSLLGSGWVWLVLKRNERKLSVVNTRNAINPLAFGDIPIISLDLWEDDRRAYVSNFMDHLVSWHTVTLRMMRAEAFVNLGEPNIPVA; this is encoded by the exons ATGCTCCTCCAAATGCGCGGCCTCCCCGCCGCTCCTTCCCGCCCACACGCCCACCCCCACgtctccgccgcgccgccgcccgcccttCGCGGTCTCCGGCGCCGCCTTCTGTCTCGGCGACTCTCCAAGGTCGTGTCCTACTACGGCCTCACGACTCCGCCGTACAAAACT GATGCTCTCGAACCTTACATGAGCAAGAGGGTCGTCGAGCTTCACTGGGGCAAGCACCAGCAGGATTACGTGGACGGCTTGAACAAGCAGCTCGCCACCAGCCCCTTCTACGGCCACACTCTGGAGGATATGGTCAAGGAGGCCTACAACAACGGCAACCCGTTGCCGGAGTACAACAATGCTGCGCAG GTCTGGAACCACCACTTTTTCTGGGAATCAATGCAGCCGGGAGGTGGTGGCTCGCCTGAGGCTGGTGTACTGCAGCAGATCGAGAAGGATTTCGGCTCGTTTGCTAATTTCAGGGAAGAGTTCATGCTCTCGGCGTTATCCCTACTGGGGTCTGGATGGGTTTGGCTTGTCT TGAAGAGAAACGAGAGGAAACTCTCGGTAGTTAACACACGAAATGCCATCAACCCACTTGCTTTTGGAGACATT CCAATCATCAGCCTAGACTTGTGGGAG GATGACAGGCGAGCATACGTGTCAAACTTCATGGACCATCTTGTCTCTTGGCATACTGTCACTCTACGCATGATGCGTGCAGAGGCTTTTGTGAACCTCGGTGAACCAAATATCCCAGTGGCATGA
- the LOC127311334 gene encoding superoxide dismutase [Fe] 2, chloroplastic isoform X1, which translates to MLLQMRGLPAAPSRPHAHPHVSAAPPPALRGLRRRLLSRRLSKVVSYYGLTTPPYKTDALEPYMSKRVVELHWGKHQQDYVDGLNKQLATSPFYGHTLEDMVKEAYNNGNPLPEYNNAAQVWNHHFFWESMQPGGGGSPEAGVLQQIEKDFGSFANFREEFMLSALSLLGSGWVWLVLKRNERKLSVVNTRNAINPLAFGDIPIISLDLWEHAYYLDYKDDRRAYVSNFMDHLVSWHTVTLRMMRAEAFVNLGEPNIPVA; encoded by the exons ATGCTCCTCCAAATGCGCGGCCTCCCCGCCGCTCCTTCCCGCCCACACGCCCACCCCCACgtctccgccgcgccgccgcccgcccttCGCGGTCTCCGGCGCCGCCTTCTGTCTCGGCGACTCTCCAAGGTCGTGTCCTACTACGGCCTCACGACTCCGCCGTACAAAACT GATGCTCTCGAACCTTACATGAGCAAGAGGGTCGTCGAGCTTCACTGGGGCAAGCACCAGCAGGATTACGTGGACGGCTTGAACAAGCAGCTCGCCACCAGCCCCTTCTACGGCCACACTCTGGAGGATATGGTCAAGGAGGCCTACAACAACGGCAACCCGTTGCCGGAGTACAACAATGCTGCGCAG GTCTGGAACCACCACTTTTTCTGGGAATCAATGCAGCCGGGAGGTGGTGGCTCGCCTGAGGCTGGTGTACTGCAGCAGATCGAGAAGGATTTCGGCTCGTTTGCTAATTTCAGGGAAGAGTTCATGCTCTCGGCGTTATCCCTACTGGGGTCTGGATGGGTTTGGCTTGTCT TGAAGAGAAACGAGAGGAAACTCTCGGTAGTTAACACACGAAATGCCATCAACCCACTTGCTTTTGGAGACATT CCAATCATCAGCCTAGACTTGTGGGAG catGCTTACTACTTAGATTACAAG GATGACAGGCGAGCATACGTGTCAAACTTCATGGACCATCTTGTCTCTTGGCATACTGTCACTCTACGCATGATGCGTGCAGAGGCTTTTGTGAACCTCGGTGAACCAAATATCCCAGTGGCATGA